Within Metabacillus schmidteae, the genomic segment TTTTTTGTATGATCAAAAAGAAAAATCGTACAATCTACCCCCTCATAATAAATGAAAGGTGCCGTATATTATATTGGTCAGTTGAAAATGACATAAAACAGGTGAAAAGAACAATAAAGTTTGTGTCGAAAATGTATAATTTGGACTATTGCGTTTGCTTTGCGGTATCACGCATTGTGTCATACGGATTATTTTCGGTGCGAATGGATCGTTTTTGAATTAGAATAAACGTATAAACACGATAAGCTGGCTTGGTACTATTACCAATCTATGAGGAGTGTGAAACAGTGAATCAGAAGAAAATAGATGAAATGACTGAGTTGTTACTTCGAATTGAAAAAGAGCTGAAAGAATCGAAACAGTCACTGGAATTATTAAATAAAAGTATTGACAAATATGATAAATATGCATTTTTGAATGTATCTTAAAAAACTTGGCTTATAGCCAAGTTTTTTTATATTGACATATTTTGGTCATTGGGGTAAAAATGTAATAGATATAGGTATAAAAGATTCTTTTTCTATTAAAAATACCAGGTATATAGTAATATAGCATATGGAGGTGATTTTAATAGAAGCCAAGTCTTTAGTTGTGAAGCAACATATGATTCACACAATTACCTCATGTGTGACAAATACCGATCTAAGGAATCTGTTACTTACCTTTATTAACAATAAAGAAGATCTTCCATTTGCAGATTTAACGATGATTCACCATCAATCGTTTAATGGAAAAGATGAGGAAATGCCTAAATTAGCAGCAGCGGTAGAACTTCTAATTTTGTCTTTTGATATGCTTGATGACCTAGAAGATTTAGATAATGAGGACGAGCCATGGATGAAAATTGAGCATCCAATAGCTCTTAATGCCGCAACAACTCTATATACATTGAGCAAGCTGGCTATTTTATCACTTCAATCTTCAAAAAAGCTTCAAATACTAGAAGCATTTCTCAAATTTTCTGTTCAAGCAATGGAAGGACAACATGTAGATCTAAAAAACGATACTTTAACTGAAGAAGAATGTTTAGAAGCTATGAAAAATAAGTCAGGTTCATTAATTGCCCTAGCCTCAGTTAGTGGAATGCTACTTGCAGGCGTAAACACTCCATCTGTAGAAAGATATTCATATCAATTAGGTATTGCAGCACAAATTGATAATGATTTTAGAGATCTGTTTAACCCACACAAAAACGATGTATCTACTCAAAAGAAAACATTGGCATATCTATATCTTCAAAAAAAATACAATCAACACGCCATAGACATTTTAGAAGGCTTTCATAGTGGCAGACCAATAAATGAATACTTTGACAGTGCATTAAACCTGAAACAAAAGTTGATAGATGCCGGAGTCGCCCAATACTTAAACGTTATGAAACAAATTGCGGTCAACAAAGCAACTCGGCTGATTCGTCAATTACCAATTGAACAGCATCAATGTGAGCACTTAAATGCTCATTTGATTATAAAATTAAATCCAAAAAACAAGGAGAGATAACTATGCAAGAAATCGTAAACTTTCTAATTGAAAACCCGGATGTGTTAGAAAAAGTAGTCAATGGAGAAGCTAGTTTATTAGGTGTAGATTTAGATGATGTTTTAGGATTGATTGAAGGGATTAAGGAAGCAGGGAAATTATTTAGTACGTACTGGTTATAAAGCTAATGAAGGGTGTTTGTAATGCATAGTAACTTCAACAAAACATTTATATTCTTTGTTGTCCTTAGCATAGTCTTTTCTATATATATAATAACATTGAATATTAACCATCCCTATGTTGGAGCAAATGTAATAATAAATGAAAATGAAGAGATCATTGTAACAAATCTAGAACCTAATTCTTGGGCTGAAAAAAGAGGAATCCATATAGGAGATGTAGTTGTTGAGGTTAACGGAGATAATCCTTTAAAGCACAAACCTATAGTTGATTACCATGTACTTGAAAAAGTAGACTCATTTTCGCTTAGTAGAGATGGCGTTATTAAAGAGTATACAGTTTTAAATGAAACAATTTTTAGCACGCAAAGTTTGCTTATAATAATTATACCTTTTACTGTTTTAACCCTGTGTTTATTTTGCAGCTTTTATATTTATAAATCAAATAAAAGGGCAAACCTTAAATCTGCAAACTTATTAAATATGTTTTTGTTAATTATTGCAGTGGCTTATCTTAGTGCAACAGGGTCGTCAAAGGGTGACATTATTTGTAGATATGTAAACTTGTGTTTATTTTTATTGGTACCTGTGACTTACCTGCATTTCTTATATCAATATTTTATTGAACTGGGGAAAAAATTATTTAGCCATAACTATATAAAATTTGGTTATATAATTGTAACAATTAACTTATTACTTGAAGTGGTTAAGGATATAATTGGGTACAGTAGTCAAACTAATAAAATCATAAATTTAATTTCCTTCTTCATAATGCTAGTTATGACTTTTGTACTAAAATTTGTTGGTTTGAAAAAAATAAAATATTCGGAGCAGGCCTATATAGTGAAAGTGTTAATCGTGACAAATGTATTAGCATTTTCACCATTTTTACTTTTTTATGTATTACCATTTGTAATATTTCAAGATTATGTTTTCCCGCCAACGTTTCTAGCAGCATTTTTATTACTTATACCGTTTTCGCTCGTATATCAATTTTTAGCCACTAAAATATATGATATTGAATTCTTACTTGGACGAATTAGATATTATTCATTATTGGCGGTTATTCCAACCTTTGTAATTGTAGGAATCATGCTTAGCTTAAAAGAAAATGACCCTAATTTTTACCAAATAAAGCTTTCTATTGCTATCTTTTTTACTATGATTTCAGTATTCTACATCAAAGAAATCTTCGACTTCCGTTTTAGGCTCAAACGATTTTCTGAAAAGTATAATTATCAGGATAGTATTTTTAAATATACTGAAAGTATCCGAAAGGCGAGTAATTTAGATCAGGTTATATCTGAGCTGAAACAAGTGATTGTTGATGTGTTACTTGTTAGTAAAGCCTATTTTATTGAAGTGGACAAGCAAAGGAATATCAGATCAATAGATCCACAGGCTAAGGAAGCAGATTATGGGTCATATGTTTCTGAAATTAAAGAGGTATCTAATGAAGTAGGTAAGATACGAGAAGTGGATAAAGGGTTTATTATAAATATTGGTGTAACAGATAATCGCAGTTATGTATTAGTTTGTTTATCTATATTGAATACACCGATTCTTACACGTGATGAAATATCATGGTTAAAGACGTTATCATTTTATACGAATGTTTCATTGGAAAACTTCTTAAAAATCGATGAATTGATGCAACATTTACAAAAGGTTGAAACAGAAGGAGAAAATCCAGGCTGGTTAACAAAGCTTTTATTTTCAATCGAAGAAAAACAGCGTTCCAACTTAGCGAAGGATCTTCACGACTCTGTTTTACAAGACTTAGTCTCATTAAAAAGGCAATGTGAATTAGTCCTTGCAGAAGCTAAAGATGAAGGTTTAAAAAGTCAGTTGCAAAATATGAATAGCAGTATGACACAAATTATTAAAACAACAAGAGAAACCTGTCAGGAGTTACGTCCTCAGCTACTTTATGACTTAGGTCTTGTAAAAGCGCTGAATAAATTGGTAGCACAGTACCAAGAAATCGTAAACTTTGATATTCGTTTAAATACAGGGAACTTCTCAAAAACTTTAGATATTGATGCACAATTGAATATTTATCGAATTGTTCAAGAGTTACTCACTAATGCACACAAGCATTCACAGGCAACCAATGTTCTTATTATTTTAGTTTGTATAAAAGACAAAATTGTCTTTCACTATGAAGATAATGGAGTGGGCTTTGCAATGAGTGATTTGGAGGACAAAGCAGAGAGTATGGGGCTTTCTGGTATTAGCGAGCGTGTAAAAGCTCTTAAGGGTACGTTTTCTGTTGAAACTTCTCAGGGCAATGGGCTAAAATTAGATATTGAAATATAGGACTTGGTTAATTTATTGCCAAGTCCTTTTAAAGATTAAAGGTATACCGTCATAAGGCAATTTGAAATCGAAGGGGAAACGTACCTTCCATTTCAAATTGCCTTAATGAAGAAAATATCATTTTGGGAAAGGAGTTCTTATGATACACATATTAGTTGTGGATGATCACCCGGCGGTTAGAGAAGGGACCAAAGCAATTTTGGAGGCTGAGGAAGGAGTAAAAGTGGATTGCTTGAATCCGCCATACACTGAGGAAGCGTTTAAAAAGCTGGATTTTTCACCGTTTGATGTCATTTTAATGGATTTGAATTTAGGTGAAGGAAATGGAATGGAGCTTTCTAAAACAATAATAGAAATGAAACAAACATGTAAAGTCATTCTTTACACAGGATATGATGTTGAGGATTATTATGAAGAGGCACTTCGGCTTGGAATTCATGGTGCAATCAGTAAAACAGAATCAAAGGAAAAGCTGCTTACATATATTCGGCTTGCCATAGAAGGTGATATTGTCGTACCATATGACTATTTTCAAAAGTTGTTATTACAAAATCAAGTTCAAGCGGAGCACTCTGAAGCAATAGAGGATGTATTTAATGATAGAGAGAAAGCGATTCTGCAAGAAGTCGAAAAAGGCCTAACAAATCAAGAAATTGCTGATCAGCTCCATTTAAGTAAAAGATCAATTGAATACAGTTTAACATCTATTTTTAATAAATTGGATGTAAGTACTCGGACAGAAGCTGTTTTAATAGCAAAGTCCAATGGGATTATCGATTAATTTTACTTATTAATTTTTACAAAATCTAAACATAGTCTCAATATTGTCATGATGTTTATCCTTTATGATGTTAATTATACCTTTCGGAATTAGGAGGTTATAATGGACATTATGACTGTGTTGCCGACATTACTTTTACTATGTGGATATTTTACTCTTGTGGTATATGTACTAAGGAAATAATGGAATGTGGGGTATCTGAATTCTATGGAGTTTACTATGAAAAATACATTAATGGAAGCACTTGGAATTGAAATGATTTCAGTGTCAGATCATGAAGTAGTTGCAACGATGCCTGTTGATCATCGTACACATCAACCATTTGGCTTGTTACATGGTGGGGCTTCCGTAGCCTTAGCTGAAACAGTGGCAAGTATTGGTGCTTTTCATTTAATAGATCAGGAAAAAGAAGTTTGTGTAGGTCTCGAAATAAATGCTAATCATATTCGTGCGAAGAAATCAGGTATTGTAACGGCTTATGCCAAACCTGCTCATCGCGGCAAAACAACAATGGTGTGGGAAGTGAAGATCGTTGATGAGGAGAACGAATTGATCTGTCTTTCAAGATGTACGATGGCTATTTTAAAGAAGAATATATAATTTATTTTATTAACAAAAAAAGTAGACGAGCTCAGGGCTCATCTACTTTTTTGTTTTGATCGAACTTTGGCTAAATCATCTTGAACACTTTTATTCCACAGTGGGACTCCTGTATTGTAGGCTGCTCTACTAATTAAATGGCCTGCTACAGGTGCAGTAATGAATACGAATATAATGCCTAACAATACTCTTGAATTCGCAATGTGGTCAATGAGCAGATAATGCAAGAATAATCCTAGCAGAATACTGATAACACCTAGTGTCGCACTTTTAGAAGCTGCGTGATTACGTGTGTATACATCAGGTAGTCTAATAACACCAATCGCTGCTATTAGACTTAATATTGCTCCTTGGAGAACGAGGTAGCCTACAATGAATTTACTGATTTCGATCATTTTCAATGATCTCTCCTTTCTCCAAGTATTTAGAAAAGGCAACGGTTCCGATAAATGCCAGAATTCCTAATAAAAGGATAACTTCAACAAACGCATTAGTGTTAAGAACTATAGAGATAATAGCCGTAATTCCGATTAAGTTAATTCCGATTGCATCTAAAGCAATGACGCGATCCGGAGTTGAAGGACCTTTCACTAATCGATAAACATATAGAAGTGTTGAGATCGCCACGATGATAAGTGAAATAGTCAGGATCATCTTAAACATATTAACGGCTCACCTCCTTAATCGCTTCTTCGAATGTATTTTTAATATCAAGCTTTGCTTGCTCAACATCGTCGATATCCATTGCATGAATATATAACGTCTTATTATCCTCAGAAACTTCAAGTACGAGTGTTCCGGGAGTTAGTGTGATTAAGTTGGATAATATTGTGATTTCCCAATCCTTTTCGAGATCTGTCTCTAAAGCAAAAATACCAGGGCGTGGTTCAAGCTTTGGAGAGAGAATAACTTTTAACACAGAAATGTTGGACTTAATAAGCTCGATAAGAAAGATGCCAAGAAGTCTTATGATTGCTACTATATTTAGGAAATAGAAGCGGTGATCAAAGAATCGTCTTAAGGCAAAGATAATGATAAACCCGAAAAAATATCCTTTACAAAATGCTAATGAAGAATAATCATTTGATAGAAACATCCAAATGAACGCTAGAAAAACGTTAAGTAAAATTTGAAATGCCATATGCACTACTCCTTCAATACGGCTTGAATATAGATTGATGGATCAAGTAGAGTATCGGCAGCCTGTGAAATATAAGGTGATAAAAATTCTACACCGAAACCATACGCAATAGATAATGCTAATAAAATAGCAATTGGGAATATTAGCCCTTTTATTGATGTTTCTGTAATGGCTTCTTTATTTGGCTCTCCCCAGAAACCATGGATGAAAATCTTCATCACAGAATAAAGAACCAATAGGCTTGAAAGTAAAACAACAAATGCAATTGTATATTCCCCTGCTTCGAACCCGCCTTGAACTATTTTTAGCTTTCCTACAAATCCACTTAGTGGAGGTATTCCAGCCAGAGCCAAAGCAGCGATGAAGAACATCCAACCTAAAAGCGGATGGCTTGCAATCAGCCCGCTAATTTTTCGTAAGTTACTCGTACCTGTAACAGCGATAACCGCTCCGACAAGAAAGAATAAGGCTCCTTTAATAATCATATCATGAACAAGGTAGTAAACAGATCCTTCAATGGCATTTTGCGTGTTTGCTGCTATACCAAAAAGGATGACACCTACGGCAGTAATGATATTGTAGATCACGATTTTCTTAATATCCCAATAAGCGATCGCGCCAATTACTCCGAAAATGATTGTTAGTGCAGCTAACCATCCAAGAATTTCATGAGTAAAGGATGGTTCGTGATAAAAAATAAGTGTAAAAACACGTGTGATCGAATAGACACCGACCTTAGTTAATAATGCGCCAAAAAGTGCCGTTACGACAGCAGGTGGTGCTTGATATGAGCCAGGTAACCAGAAGTATAACGGGAAAATTGCACCCTTTAGCCCGAAAATAACTAAGAAAAGAATGGCTAGTACCGTTAATAATCCGGATTGACCCATCTCAGCAATTCTTACGCTTAAATCAGCCATATTTAACGTTCCTGTTAAGGCATAAAGATAAGCAACTGCAATAACGAAAAGGGCAGATGAGATGACATTCACAAGAATATATTTTATTGATTCCCTAAGTTGATTCTTTGAACTTCCTAACACGATTAACAAATAGGATGACATTAGCATCACTTCAAAGAAAACAAACAGATTAAAAATATCTCCTGTTAAGAATGCTCCCGTAACACCTAATAAGAGAAACTGTACTCCCGGGTAGAAGTAAAATTTTTCTCTTTCAACAGTAGTTGAAGAAAAAGCAAACAATAGGGAAGTAAAACCGATAATCGCTGTTGTTAACACTAAAAGACTAGCGTACATATCAGCAACAAGAACAATCCCGTATGGTGGTACCCAGTTTCCTATCTCTAATGTTTGAATTCCATTTGTATGCACGGTTTGAACGATTATAACCGAAACGATTACACTAGCTAAGGAGGCAATTGCACTTAGCCATTTTTGGACCGTAATGTTTTTATTAAAAAAGATCAAGATAATTCCCATCAGTAGTGGGATGACAATAGGTAAAATAATTAAGTTATTCATATTGATCAGTTCCCCTTAGTTGATCCATATCATCTGTTCCTAATTCTTGGTATGAACGGTATGCAAGAACAAGGAAAAATGATGTTACTCCAAAGCTAATAACGATTGCAGTTAAAATCAGTGCTTGTGGAAGTGGATCAACATAGACTTCTGCATGTTCTCCGAGTAGCGGTGCAGCACCCTTTTTAAGACCACCCATTGTTAAGATGAGCAAATGGGCTCCATGACTAAGTAACCCTGTACCGATAATAATTCGTAATAAACTTTTAGATAACATTAAATAAACAGCAGCAGAAAACAAAATACCTACAACAATTGACATTAATACTTCCATTATTCCGTCTCTCCAATCGTTTGAATAATGGTCATGGTTACACCAATAACAACAAGATACACACCTAGATCAAATAAAACAGCAGTGGCTAAAGCTGTCTCACCAAGAAACGGTAAGTCTACATAGCTGAATGTATGAGTCAGAAAAGGTACCTTAAAGAAGAATGATCCTATCCCGGTTAAAACTGCAAAGAGCAGCCCAACAGCAATAAGTTTTATATAGTCAACCTGAATGATATTCACCACAGTTTTAATATCAAATGCAAGCAGTAAAAGAACTAGAGCACCTGCTGTCATTAATCCTCCAATAAAGCCTCCACCTGGTGTATAGTGTCCAGAAAAGAAGAGATGCAATGAGTAGAGAATGATAATAAACACAACAACCTTTGTAGCAGTTTGAAAGATGATATCATTTGTTTTCACATTTTTCTTCACCCTTCTTCCCCCTTTCTGACTTTTAAGCGAATCATGCCAAAGATTCCTAGTGCAGCAATTCCTAATACCGTTATTTCAAATAATGTATCAAACCCTCTAAAATCTACAAGAATGACGTTTACCATGTTTTTTCCGCCTGCAAGCTTGTAACTATTCTCAACAAAATAAGTTGAGATAGTTTCTGTTACACGCTGACTGTTTGCTGATAATGCAATAAGTGTAACAATCGCTCCAACTCCTAATGAAATGATGAGATTAGTAAGTTTAAAGTGTAATTTCTTTTCTTTTTTCTTAAACTCTGGCAGATGATAAAAGCAGAGTAGGAATAAAGCAACAGAAACTGTTTCAACACAAAGTTGTGTAAGTGCAAGATCAGGTGCTCTAAATAACACGAAGAACAAGGATAGCGAATATCCGACAGATCCTAATGCAATGATCGCTGTAAGACGTGACTTAGAGAATAAAACAGTTATCGTACCAAGTACCATGACAATGGCAAGAACAGCTTCGTATATTCCGACTGGCGCTGTATGGGCTAATGAAAATGAAAAACCGCCGGTAAGAATAAGAGATGTTCCTAATATAAGAATAAAGAATGTAAAGATATAAGCTAAATAGTCACGAATAAATCCTGTCATATAAAATCTGGTAAGACGGTAAGAGGATTTATCGAGCTGAACTAATGCTGCATCATAGCCTTTGTTAAGGGTAAGCTTTTTTGGGAAAAGTCCATATACTGATCTCCATTTAGTTAGCGACAAGTAGCCTATGACACCTAAAGCAATGACCCCGATTGTCATAAATAGCTCTACCGTAAACCCATGCCAAGGATAAATGTGAACATGGAAATGGCCTTCATCTCCTAATAAGGCTGGAATAACCGAAGCCATTGCAGGTTCGATAATGGTATAAGCTAAGATATTCGGGAAGAAGAAGAAAATAAGAACAAGTGAAGCCAAAATGATTGGTGAAATTAACATACCAATTGGGGCTTCATGCGGTTTCTTCTCAAGCTTTTCAGGTTGATATTTTCCAGTAAAGGTTTTAAACACTAATACCATGCTGTAAATAAAGGTAAAGATACTTCCAACCCAAGCTAAAATCGGGAAGAGAAGTCCAATTGTTTCGATATTAAAGACATCCATTTCAAGTACTCGTATCATACTTGTGAAGAACATTTCTTTACTCA encodes:
- the comX gene encoding competence pheromone ComX, with protein sequence MQEIVNFLIENPDVLEKVVNGEASLLGVDLDDVLGLIEGIKEAGKLFSTYWL
- the mnhG gene encoding monovalent cation/H(+) antiporter subunit G: MIEISKFIVGYLVLQGAILSLIAAIGVIRLPDVYTRNHAASKSATLGVISILLGLFLHYLLIDHIANSRVLLGIIFVFITAPVAGHLISRAAYNTGVPLWNKSVQDDLAKVRSKQKSR
- a CDS encoding polyprenyl synthetase family protein; its protein translation is MEVILIEAKSLVVKQHMIHTITSCVTNTDLRNLLLTFINNKEDLPFADLTMIHHQSFNGKDEEMPKLAAAVELLILSFDMLDDLEDLDNEDEPWMKIEHPIALNAATTLYTLSKLAILSLQSSKKLQILEAFLKFSVQAMEGQHVDLKNDTLTEEECLEAMKNKSGSLIALASVSGMLLAGVNTPSVERYSYQLGIAAQIDNDFRDLFNPHKNDVSTQKKTLAYLYLQKKYNQHAIDILEGFHSGRPINEYFDSALNLKQKLIDAGVAQYLNVMKQIAVNKATRLIRQLPIEQHQCEHLNAHLIIKLNPKNKER
- a CDS encoding histidine kinase yields the protein MHSNFNKTFIFFVVLSIVFSIYIITLNINHPYVGANVIINENEEIIVTNLEPNSWAEKRGIHIGDVVVEVNGDNPLKHKPIVDYHVLEKVDSFSLSRDGVIKEYTVLNETIFSTQSLLIIIIPFTVLTLCLFCSFYIYKSNKRANLKSANLLNMFLLIIAVAYLSATGSSKGDIICRYVNLCLFLLVPVTYLHFLYQYFIELGKKLFSHNYIKFGYIIVTINLLLEVVKDIIGYSSQTNKIINLISFFIMLVMTFVLKFVGLKKIKYSEQAYIVKVLIVTNVLAFSPFLLFYVLPFVIFQDYVFPPTFLAAFLLLIPFSLVYQFLATKIYDIEFLLGRIRYYSLLAVIPTFVIVGIMLSLKENDPNFYQIKLSIAIFFTMISVFYIKEIFDFRFRLKRFSEKYNYQDSIFKYTESIRKASNLDQVISELKQVIVDVLLVSKAYFIEVDKQRNIRSIDPQAKEADYGSYVSEIKEVSNEVGKIREVDKGFIINIGVTDNRSYVLVCLSILNTPILTRDEISWLKTLSFYTNVSLENFLKIDELMQHLQKVETEGENPGWLTKLLFSIEEKQRSNLAKDLHDSVLQDLVSLKRQCELVLAEAKDEGLKSQLQNMNSSMTQIIKTTRETCQELRPQLLYDLGLVKALNKLVAQYQEIVNFDIRLNTGNFSKTLDIDAQLNIYRIVQELLTNAHKHSQATNVLIILVCIKDKIVFHYEDNGVGFAMSDLEDKAESMGLSGISERVKALKGTFSVETSQGNGLKLDIEI
- a CDS encoding Na+/H+ antiporter subunit D; amino-acid sequence: MNNLIILPIVIPLLMGIILIFFNKNITVQKWLSAIASLASVIVSVIIVQTVHTNGIQTLEIGNWVPPYGIVLVADMYASLLVLTTAIIGFTSLLFAFSSTTVEREKFYFYPGVQFLLLGVTGAFLTGDIFNLFVFFEVMLMSSYLLIVLGSSKNQLRESIKYILVNVISSALFVIAVAYLYALTGTLNMADLSVRIAEMGQSGLLTVLAILFLVIFGLKGAIFPLYFWLPGSYQAPPAVVTALFGALLTKVGVYSITRVFTLIFYHEPSFTHEILGWLAALTIIFGVIGAIAYWDIKKIVIYNIITAVGVILFGIAANTQNAIEGSVYYLVHDMIIKGALFFLVGAVIAVTGTSNLRKISGLIASHPLLGWMFFIAALALAGIPPLSGFVGKLKIVQGGFEAGEYTIAFVVLLSSLLVLYSVMKIFIHGFWGEPNKEAITETSIKGLIFPIAILLALSIAYGFGVEFLSPYISQAADTLLDPSIYIQAVLKE
- a CDS encoding Na+/H+ antiporter subunit E is translated as MAFQILLNVFLAFIWMFLSNDYSSLAFCKGYFFGFIIIFALRRFFDHRFYFLNIVAIIRLLGIFLIELIKSNISVLKVILSPKLEPRPGIFALETDLEKDWEITILSNLITLTPGTLVLEVSEDNKTLYIHAMDIDDVEQAKLDIKNTFEEAIKEVSR
- a CDS encoding Na(+)/H(+) antiporter subunit C, with translation MEVLMSIVVGILFSAAVYLMLSKSLLRIIIGTGLLSHGAHLLILTMGGLKKGAAPLLGEHAEVYVDPLPQALILTAIVISFGVTSFFLVLAYRSYQELGTDDMDQLRGTDQYE
- a CDS encoding response regulator transcription factor; the protein is MIHILVVDDHPAVREGTKAILEAEEGVKVDCLNPPYTEEAFKKLDFSPFDVILMDLNLGEGNGMELSKTIIEMKQTCKVILYTGYDVEDYYEEALRLGIHGAISKTESKEKLLTYIRLAIEGDIVVPYDYFQKLLLQNQVQAEHSEAIEDVFNDREKAILQEVEKGLTNQEIADQLHLSKRSIEYSLTSIFNKLDVSTRTEAVLIAKSNGIID
- a CDS encoding hotdog fold thioesterase, yielding MKNTLMEALGIEMISVSDHEVVATMPVDHRTHQPFGLLHGGASVALAETVASIGAFHLIDQEKEVCVGLEINANHIRAKKSGIVTAYAKPAHRGKTTMVWEVKIVDEENELICLSRCTMAILKKNI
- a CDS encoding Na(+)/H(+) antiporter subunit B; amino-acid sequence: MKTNDIIFQTATKVVVFIIILYSLHLFFSGHYTPGGGFIGGLMTAGALVLLLLAFDIKTVVNIIQVDYIKLIAVGLLFAVLTGIGSFFFKVPFLTHTFSYVDLPFLGETALATAVLFDLGVYLVVIGVTMTIIQTIGETE
- a CDS encoding Na(+)/H(+) antiporter subunit F1; the protein is MFKMILTISLIIVAISTLLYVYRLVKGPSTPDRVIALDAIGINLIGITAIISIVLNTNAFVEVILLLGILAFIGTVAFSKYLEKGEIIENDRNQ
- a CDS encoding DegQ family regulator; amino-acid sequence: MNQKKIDEMTELLLRIEKELKESKQSLELLNKSIDKYDKYAFLNVS